A stretch of Halocalculus aciditolerans DNA encodes these proteins:
- a CDS encoding DUF5802 family protein encodes MLEAFSTGYYFGRLYVQPYSGDRPVLQTDQHEQVGEQVYDDDGDRLPLVVKLGNRYLRVHREASMPTDTLAVPADAADDLDLRAPSEPEDVLVARGDHARRLLDMGV; translated from the coding sequence ATGCTCGAGGCGTTCAGCACTGGATACTACTTCGGTCGGCTCTACGTCCAGCCGTACAGCGGCGACCGGCCGGTCCTCCAGACCGACCAACACGAACAAGTCGGCGAACAAGTCTACGACGACGACGGCGACCGACTCCCCCTCGTCGTGAAACTCGGGAACCGCTATCTCCGCGTGCACCGAGAGGCCTCGATGCCGACTGACACCCTCGCCGTGCCCGCCGACGCCGCCGACGACCTCGACCTCCGCGCGCCGTCCGAGCCGGAGGACGTCCTCGTCGCCCGCGGCGACCACGCCCGCCGACTCCTCGACATGGGCGTCTGA